Genomic segment of Bacteroidales bacterium:
AGGGTTCAGTATCTGATCCTGGCATCTGAGCTTACGAGCATAGGCTTGTTGCCTGGTAATATTACAGCGTTGGGTTTCAATGTTGATAATATGAACACTTGCTCTTCGATGCCTAATTACACCATCAAACTCAAACACACCACTGTAAATGAGTTAACAACAACCTTCGACAATGGAGCGTATACAACTGTTTGGACGAATCCTAATTTTCTTCCCGTAGCTGGCTGGAATACGCATACTTTCTCCAATCCTTTTCTCTGGGATGGGACATCCGGTTTGTTGATTGATATTTGCTTTGATATTATTCCGGGTGATTTCACTCAAAATGCTTCAGTGTTCTATACAGAAACCAGTGTCCCTTTAGCTGCTTTCTACCGCAGTGATGCCGTGGTTGCCTGTGGCACCACAAATGCTGCAACCACATCTCCGAATAGAGCCAATATGCAGATTACGGGAGTAGTAGCAAGCTGCTTGCCTCCTTTTAATCTTATGGCCACCAACCTGACCACCAGCTCTGCAGATTTGGGTTGGACACCTGTAGGTTCAGAGACAATCTGGAATATTAAGTATGGCGCTCCAGGTTTCAATCCGGTAACTGAAGGAACTCTGATTCCAAACGTAAACACCAATCCATACAACCTAGCAGGATTAAGCCCATTAACGCAATATGCTTTTTATGTACAGGCTGACTGCGGAAGCGGTGATCTGAGTAACTGGGCAGGACCTGCCTTTTTCCAGACTACCAGTGATCCTTTATCAGGCAATTATACCATCAACAGCACTTTACCTTCAAGTGGCACTAATTTCAACAACTTCAGCGACTTTGCCTCAGCAATTAATTTAGGCGGCTTTGCCGGACCGGTGGTTGTAGATGTGGCCGTTGGAACCGGACCTTATACCGAGCAGGTAATGTTGAATGAACTTCCTAACAGTAGTGCAGTAAACACACTAACCATCAATGGTAATGGCGAAACACTTCAGTTTTTATCAGCAAATACAAACGAGCGCGGAACATTAAAACTTAACGGCACCGACTATGTTACCGTTGATAACCTCATTATCAAAGCGCTGGGCTCTGTTACGGGAGAATATGGATGGGCTGTTTGGCTGACTAACAACGCTGATTTCAATACATTTAACAATTGCCAGTTCGTTGCCGATATGACTGCCACACTTACAAACTTTGTTGCATTTGTGACGAGCAACAGCGCAACAGGGGCAACCACAGCCGGCCTGGCTGCAAGCAACCTGACGGTTACTAATTGTGAAGCAGTTGGCGGATATTATGGCATGGTAATCAATGGGCCAACATCAGCTCCGTTTGCTGAAAGCAGCATGATAACTGATAATGAGATCAGGGACTTTCGTCTCTACGGGCTTTATGTGCGTGGGCAGAATAATGCTGTTTTTTCCGAAAACATGATTTATCGTTCGGAAAGAAGTGAGATTTCCACATCTTATATGCTCTACCTTGCTTCAGATATGAGCGGTACAGAGTTTACCAATAATCAGATCTTTGATTTTGCAGGCAGCACTGTTTCAACATCAACAGCTTATGGTATTTATGGTACAGGATTAAATGCCACAGCCGGTCAGGAAGTACTAATTGCAAATAACCTTGTGCGTGGTTTCGAAGGGATGAATGGTTCACAGTATGCAATATACCTGATCACTACCAGCAATACAAGGTTATATCATAATACCGTGGCAATGGATCATGTTAATCATACCGGATCAAGCATTATCCGTGGCATTTATCATTCCGGAGCCAATTCCGTCATAGATATCCGTAATAATATTGTATCGGTAAACTCCAACTCAACCGGGATTAAATATTGCATGTATTTAGCCACAAATACAGCCACTGTTACTTCTGACAATAATGTTCTATACATGGGTGCAACAGCCGGTACAAACTACATGGGGTACTGGAATGCAGCCAGCTATAATACACTTGGCGATTGGCAAACATTTTTCGATCAGAACAGCGTTGATGCCGATCCTATGTTTGTTGATGTTGATGCCGGCGATCTCACACCACAAAGTCCGTTTGCTGATAATATCGGTGCCGATCTTACAGCCTATGTTCCTTTTGATATTTATGGCGAACCAAGAACAACAACGCCCGACCCCGGTGCCATTGAGTTCGATGGGCCTTCGGAAGGGACAATTTCCGGTGTAGTTCTTGATGCAGCAACAAATGAGCCTGTAGTTGGTGCACTTGTAATAGCAGGTGATCTGGAATATGTGACTGTCGCCGGTGGCGAATATGAATTCATCCTTTTTGGCGGAGAATATATTTTTGAGGTTCATAAAGCTGGCTATGCTACCTTGTATGAACCAGTCACAATCATGTCAGGCCAAACCCACGTTCTTGATCTGATGTTATATGAATCAGCCAATGTTCCGGGCCCGGTACTTGCCGAACTAAACACCGGTGAAACAGCAGTGAATATCAGTTGGGGTCTACCAGGCGGCCAGTATGAAATTATGTACGACGATGGAATTGCTGACAATGCAACCGCCTGGGGGCTTTCGGGCAATATGAACGCCTTGCGTTTCACACCGGCAGGTTATCCGGTAAAAGTTCTTGCAGGTTCTGTTAACATCTATGACGGCACTTATCCTCCAAATGGTAATGCATTGGTTCCCTTCCAGATGGCTGTTTATGATGACAGCGGCCCCAACGGCTATCCTGGTGAAGAACTTGGTCTTGTTACTGTTACACCAACAGATTATGGCTGGGTAAACTTCAACTTCAGCGAATTTGATATTACAATTAATAGTGGTGATTTCTACCTGGTGATGATCCAGGGTGGAAATTTCCCCAATTGTGCTCCTATAGCAATTGATCAAACTAGTCCTGTAATGCGTAGTTACAGTCGCTTCTTTACAGGTGGCGCACCATGGACTCCGGCCGGTTTCAACGATTTTATGATGCGTGCAATTGTGGAAGGCCCTGGTGGCCCGGGCATGCTTGCTTATGCAAGTGATGAACTCATCGGGTCAGAAAGGATATCAATAGGTGCATTATTCCTGGAAGCTCCACAAAATGTGGTTGCACCGGTTGGTGCTGGTATATTCAAGCCAATTGAAGGAACCGGAACTCCGGACAGGGCCGCAATTGGTTACCGTGTTTACCGGCTGGGTGAAGGCGACGAAGGAGACGAATCATTGTGGACTTTACTCGGTGATCCTACCGGTACTTCCATTGTTGACAATTCATGGCCAGGCCTTGATGACGGTGCATACCGCTGGGCTGTAAAAGCCAAATATGCACTCGACATTTTCTCCGAACCAACATTCTCGAATGTGCTTGGTAAAAACTGGGGAAGTGATGTCAGCGTAGTTGTTACTTTATCCGATCCCGGCGTTTCTCCTGAAGGAATTCAGGTTGCATTGCAAAACACCGTCTTCCCTCAGTACAATTACAATGCAACTACCAATGCAGATGGTGAAGTGGAATTCATAGATGTCTGGAAAGGTAATTACGATTTAACTGTATTCAAATTTGCTTATGATCCCTACATGATGAATGTTGAGATTGAGGATGCTACACACATGTTCAATGTATCATTGATGGAAACTCCAATCCCTCCTACAGGCCTTTATGTGAACCCGGTGCAGATTCATGCAACATGGGAGGCTCCCGAAATAAGCCTCGATCTTCTAGCAGAAAATTGGAGTTCAGGAGGTTTTACGGCCAATGCATGGACGATAGATCC
This window contains:
- a CDS encoding fibronectin type III domain-containing protein, translating into MKKFLCFFAAFAFLSSIAWGQTVTLGSGTVSNATTVHPTPYGTYYKNHRVQYLILASELTSIGLLPGNITALGFNVDNMNTCSSMPNYTIKLKHTTVNELTTTFDNGAYTTVWTNPNFLPVAGWNTHTFSNPFLWDGTSGLLIDICFDIIPGDFTQNASVFYTETSVPLAAFYRSDAVVACGTTNAATTSPNRANMQITGVVASCLPPFNLMATNLTTSSADLGWTPVGSETIWNIKYGAPGFNPVTEGTLIPNVNTNPYNLAGLSPLTQYAFYVQADCGSGDLSNWAGPAFFQTTSDPLSGNYTINSTLPSSGTNFNNFSDFASAINLGGFAGPVVVDVAVGTGPYTEQVMLNELPNSSAVNTLTINGNGETLQFLSANTNERGTLKLNGTDYVTVDNLIIKALGSVTGEYGWAVWLTNNADFNTFNNCQFVADMTATLTNFVAFVTSNSATGATTAGLAASNLTVTNCEAVGGYYGMVINGPTSAPFAESSMITDNEIRDFRLYGLYVRGQNNAVFSENMIYRSERSEISTSYMLYLASDMSGTEFTNNQIFDFAGSTVSTSTAYGIYGTGLNATAGQEVLIANNLVRGFEGMNGSQYAIYLITTSNTRLYHNTVAMDHVNHTGSSIIRGIYHSGANSVIDIRNNIVSVNSNSTGIKYCMYLATNTATVTSDNNVLYMGATAGTNYMGYWNAASYNTLGDWQTFFDQNSVDADPMFVDVDAGDLTPQSPFADNIGADLTAYVPFDIYGEPRTTTPDPGAIEFDGPSEGTISGVVLDAATNEPVVGALVIAGDLEYVTVAGGEYEFILFGGEYIFEVHKAGYATLYEPVTIMSGQTHVLDLMLYESANVPGPVLAELNTGETAVNISWGLPGGQYEIMYDDGIADNATAWGLSGNMNALRFTPAGYPVKVLAGSVNIYDGTYPPNGNALVPFQMAVYDDSGPNGYPGEELGLVTVTPTDYGWVNFNFSEFDITINSGDFYLVMIQGGNFPNCAPIAIDQTSPVMRSYSRFFTGGAPWTPAGFNDFMMRAIVEGPGGPGMLAYASDELIGSERISIGALFLEAPQNVVAPVGAGIFKPIEGTGTPDRAAIGYRVYRLGEGDEGDESLWTLLGDPTGTSIVDNSWPGLDDGAYRWAVKAKYALDIFSEPTFSNVLGKNWGSDVSVVVTLSDPGVSPEGIQVALQNTVFPQYNYNATTNADGEVEFIDVWKGNYDLTVFKFAYDPYMMNVEIEDATHMFNVSLMETPIPPTGLYVNPVQIHATWEAPEISLDLLAENWSSGGFTANAWTIDPPTPHWSVITTFGNPAPSARFYFSPSITNYSHAMVSQEFSGVGLPSIMLKYDLYLSNYSTATLEQMGVDVWNGSSWVNVANYTNAGGSIAWTSYTHDITQHALGQNFKVRFRAYGANSFNINNWNIDNIMVYGEVADGGDRSVLGYFVYLDDVVAGFTEETFFQYQPEYVNYGQTYTAGVQAVYESGISEMITYVFTSQFLYPPCNLEGEDVGHAVALTWEAPGTCDPFGGGGGGGGGTGELYEIKYHNGVPLDGYFQQFNYGYGVVFDVAAYSNVTVEKADFRHSPWG